In Carbonactinospora thermoautotrophica, the genomic stretch TGGATCCACCAGCACCACGATCCGGGCGTGCTGTGCCTGCTGCGCCGGTTCACCGGGGTGCCGTGCCCGTTCTGCGGGGGAACCACCGTGTTCATCGAACTGGGTTCGGGGGACCTGCTCGGCGCCCTGGCCGCCAACCCGGTGGTACTGCTCGGGACCTTCGGAGTAGTCGCCGCACCGGTACGGCTCGGGGACTTCTGGTGGAGGCTGTCGTCACGGGCCCGCAACTGGATTCTGGGGACCGCAGTTGCTCTGGCCTGGCTCTGGCAGTTGCACCGGTTCGGCTTCCTGCGGTTCTGATCTCGGCGAGCAACTCGCAGCCCGCCGACCAGGCGGGACGTGAATCGGCAAGGAGAGACGCACCGTGACCACTCCGAACGACCCGTACGGGGGGCAACCCGGGTACGGGCAGCAGCCCGGGTACGGCTATCCGCAGCAGTCGCAGCAGGGGTACCAGGGATACGACCAGTACGCCTACCCGCAGCAGGGCTACCCGCAGCAGTACCCCCAGCAGGGGTACGACCAGTCCGCCTACCAGCAGCAGTACGGGTACCAGCAGGGCTACCCGCAGCAGGGTTACGGGTACGGCCAGCCTGAGCTGGCGCACTGGGGCCTGCGTGTCGGCTCCGCGCTGATCGACGGACTGATCACCGGTGCGCCGTACACCGTGTTCTACATCATCGGCGGCATCATCGCCGCCAGCGCGCAGAGCGGCGGCGTCGCTGTTATCGGCCTCCTGCTGACCTTCATCGGTTGGGTGGGCTCCATCGGCCTCCTCATCTGGAACCTGGTCCGCCAGGGCTCGACCGGCCAGACCATCGGGAAGAAGGTCATCGGCACCCGTCTGGTCCGCGAGGACACCGGCCAGCCGGTCGGCGCGGGTCTGTCCATCGGCCGGTACTTCCTGCACTTCGTCGACAGCGTCGCCTGCGGCATCGGCTACCTGTGGCCGCTGTGGGACGAGAAGCGGCAGACCCTCGCGGACAAGATCGCCAAGACCGTCGTCGTCAAGGGCTGACGGCCGCGAAGCCGGTCACGGGACGCGCCCGCCTTTCCGGGCGCGTCCCCTTCACTAGTCAGGCGGGTCCGGTCGAGGCCGGCCCGCCCGGTTCCAGCACCGGCTTCAGCCGGTCCCACCGGGCGATCTCGCACGAGTTCACGCGGCTGTAGCTGGCGTTCACCGGCTTGCCCCGCCAGGTGCCGCTGATCGTCGCGGTCTGCGGGCCGCCGAAGATCTCCGCGCACAGCATGTCCCGCGGCGTGGGCGCGAACGGGTCGTCGCCGCCGCGGAAGGCCTCGTCAATGGCCGTGCACGCGGCTCGCGGGTCCGGGTGCGTGCCGCCCGGCGGGTCGCAGCGCAGCGTCCAGGTCCGGACCGCTCCACCGTCCGGGTCCACGGTGACCCGCAACTCGCTGGCCGGTGTGCTCGGCGCGTCCGGTACGCCCGGATTCGAGCCCACGCGTCCTCCTTCCGTGCCTCCGCAGCCCGCGACGGTCAAGGCGACCGCGACGACTCCAGCGGTCAGGAAACGTCGTTTCATGTCTCCTTCGATGCGGGCGGTGACCGGGCGGTTCCCGCCAGGCGGGAGAATAGAGGGGCCGTCCCGTTGACGCCCCGCACCAGGAGGCTTACCCAATGTTCTTCGGTCAACCGCTCGTGCCGTCCATCGACGCGGCCGCCGTACCCGCCGACGCGCACGTGCTCGACGTGCGCGAGCCGGAGGAGTGGGCGTATGGCCACATCGAGGGCGCGCAGCACATCCCGCTGGGTGAGCTCGCGTGGCGTGTCGCCGAGGTACCGGCCGACTCCGAGGTGTACGTGGTGTGCAAGGTCGGCGGCCGGTCCGCCCAGGCTGTCCAGTACCTGAACGCGCAAGGTCGCAAGGCTGTGAACGTCGACGGCGGCATGCTCGCCTGGGTCGAGGCCGGCCGCCCCATGGTCAGCGAGACCGGCTACCCGCCCATGGTGGTCTGAGCCCGGGGTGCCTGGTAGGGGTTGAGGGACGCGGCACTCACCACCAGGCAAACCCCCGCCCTCCCGGGGGCAATGCCGTTGCGTTTATGGCGTTGTCGGGGTCGGGATCAGTGTGATCGTGGGTGGGGTGGTTTTGCTGCTGGGGGGCTGGGCTGTGCGGTGGCGGCTGGGGTAGCGGGGATGGACCCGTTTGAGGGCTCGGGGGCTGCGGCGTGCCCGCCGTGGTGGCAGGAGACGTTCGCGGAGTTCAGCGCAGGCCTGGCGGACCGCTCGGGCCAGGCGGGAGGGGGGAAAGCCCGGCCTGGGCGGGAATCGAACGGCGGACGATGTTCAAGGCGCGGGTGAAGGAGAGCCGGTCGGGGTCACCGTGGGCCGCGCCGGGGGCGGCATGGCAGATCAGGTCCCGGATCGCCTGGTAGACGACCAGGTGGGCCCACACCTCCTGGCGGACGCCTTCGGGGTCGCGGGAGCGCAGTACCAGACCGGCTCCGCGCTGGTAGGTCTTGAACTCCCGGTAGGCCGATTCGATCTCCCACCGCTGGTGGTAGAGGGACGCCAGCTCCGCGGCCGGCGCGGCCTGGGGGTCGAGCAGGCTGGTCGCCAGCCGGATCACCTCCCCGCCATCGACGGTGTACTCGATGATCCGGACAGTGACCGGGCCGGGGGGCGAACCGCCCCAGTGGGCGCTCTTGTGACACGGGCTGAGCCGGGCCAGGTAGGAGCCGTCGGGCAGCACACTGATGATCTTGTTGGCCACCTGGTGCCTTGCCCGCACCAGCAGGTGCGCCCCGGTCGCGGTGAAGGCCCGCCACAACGCCACCCCGAGCAGGCCCCGGTCGGCCAGCACCAGCATCCCCGCACCCGTCGCGCGGGCCAACCGGCGCACCAACCCCGGCTCCCCCTCGGTGTAGGCACCCACCTCGGCATCGGCGATCGCGTGCGTGCCACACTCGGCCAACGT encodes the following:
- a CDS encoding DUF2752 domain-containing protein produces the protein MPTGNTIQAAVPRPGIVGWIDKALAFASHGPGVVLRAAAVAAAALGAAWIHQHHDPGVLCLLRRFTGVPCPFCGGTTVFIELGSGDLLGALAANPVVLLGTFGVVAAPVRLGDFWWRLSSRARNWILGTAVALAWLWQLHRFGFLRF
- a CDS encoding RDD family protein, giving the protein MTTPNDPYGGQPGYGQQPGYGYPQQSQQGYQGYDQYAYPQQGYPQQYPQQGYDQSAYQQQYGYQQGYPQQGYGYGQPELAHWGLRVGSALIDGLITGAPYTVFYIIGGIIAASAQSGGVAVIGLLLTFIGWVGSIGLLIWNLVRQGSTGQTIGKKVIGTRLVREDTGQPVGAGLSIGRYFLHFVDSVACGIGYLWPLWDEKRQTLADKIAKTVVVKG
- a CDS encoding SSI family serine proteinase inhibitor; translation: MKRRFLTAGVVAVALTVAGCGGTEGGRVGSNPGVPDAPSTPASELRVTVDPDGGAVRTWTLRCDPPGGTHPDPRAACTAIDEAFRGGDDPFAPTPRDMLCAEIFGGPQTATISGTWRGKPVNASYSRVNSCEIARWDRLKPVLEPGGPASTGPA
- a CDS encoding rhodanese-like domain-containing protein; the protein is MFFGQPLVPSIDAAAVPADAHVLDVREPEEWAYGHIEGAQHIPLGELAWRVAEVPADSEVYVVCKVGGRSAQAVQYLNAQGRKAVNVDGGMLAWVEAGRPMVSETGYPPMVV
- a CDS encoding IS4 family transposase, translating into MVGSGLVDRVALGVLTRSVPAGLVDEVVAECGRRERRRRKLPARLVVYYVLAMCLFPRAGYEEVARLLVEGLPGWVRWRVPNKSSISRARARLGAEVVRRLFARVAGPVAGPGTPGALWRGLRVMAVDGTVLEVPDSPGNAEAFGGQTGAGGVRVGYPQVRVVTLAECGTHAIADAEVGAYTEGEPGLVRRLARATGAGMLVLADRGLLGVALWRAFTATGAHLLVRARHQVANKIISVLPDGSYLARLSPCHKSAHWGGSPPGPVTVRIIEYTVDGGEVIRLATSLLDPQAAPAAELASLYHQRWEIESAYREFKTYQRGAGLVLRSRDPEGVRQEVWAHLVVYQAIRDLICHAAPGAAHGDPDRLSFTRALNIVRRSIPAQAGLSPLPPGPSGPPGLR